A single region of the Vibrio chagasii genome encodes:
- a CDS encoding heavy metal-binding domain-containing protein: protein MIITTTQSVEGKRIVDYKGVIAGEAILGVNVFKDIFSGIRDFVGGRSGTYEKELEKARNYAFKELEQKAIEAGANAVVGVDIDYEVLGTGNGMLMVSASGTAVVVA from the coding sequence ATGATCATTACCACCACACAATCTGTCGAAGGCAAACGCATTGTCGACTACAAAGGAGTTATTGCCGGAGAAGCTATCTTAGGGGTGAACGTATTCAAGGATATATTTTCTGGCATTCGTGATTTTGTTGGTGGGCGCTCTGGCACCTACGAAAAGGAACTCGAAAAAGCCCGTAACTATGCATTCAAAGAGCTGGAACAGAAAGCCATTGAAGCTGGTGCAAATGCAGTGGTCGGTGTCGATATTGATTACGAAGTACTTGGAACAGGTAACGGCATGCTAATGGTATCAGCCAGCGGCACAGCGGTAGTAGTGGCTTAA
- a CDS encoding peptidoglycan DD-metalloendopeptidase family protein codes for MKYLRISLIFVAISAFSLAALLSFHPEPEKEISIKVTPYQELHMDGEEQAHPQANSSSLIKIHYFVKVGDTLSNIFESWNLPYETVHKVMEADLESLKLDTIKPGDHLELLLDSDSKQLVELVFHESLVEQAAFTRNDDGSFTYKFHEIPGEWREKLYAGSVHGSFSTSAYKVGLTTAQIANITRTLKDKVNFARELRAGDSFNVLVKEQYTDNHLTGKTEVQGISIQLRNREVAAFLAHDGLFYDREGNSLEQAFDRYPVDRKFRRITSSFNPKRRHPVTGRISPHNGTDFATPVGAPVYSTGDGRVVALRDHPYAGKYLVIEHNSVYTTRYLHLSRFLVKKGQQIKRGQKIALSGATGRITGPHLHFEVLVRGRAVDAMKANLPMASSIMPKDRKEFLARIASFDAMISEPAGRAS; via the coding sequence ATGAAGTACCTCCGCATTAGCCTGATTTTTGTCGCTATCAGTGCATTTTCACTTGCCGCATTGCTCTCTTTCCATCCGGAGCCGGAAAAAGAAATTTCAATAAAAGTAACGCCTTATCAAGAACTACACATGGACGGTGAGGAACAGGCGCACCCACAAGCTAATTCGAGCTCATTGATCAAAATTCACTACTTTGTAAAAGTAGGGGATACACTGAGTAACATATTCGAATCGTGGAATCTGCCTTATGAAACAGTTCATAAAGTAATGGAAGCGGATCTTGAATCCTTGAAACTCGATACCATAAAACCCGGTGACCACTTAGAGTTGCTTTTAGATAGTGACTCCAAACAGCTTGTTGAGTTGGTGTTCCACGAAAGTCTGGTTGAGCAAGCTGCCTTTACTCGAAATGATGATGGGAGCTTCACCTATAAATTCCACGAGATACCAGGCGAATGGAGAGAAAAACTCTACGCGGGCAGTGTTCATGGTAGCTTTTCAACATCGGCATACAAAGTTGGGCTTACAACAGCTCAGATTGCCAATATTACTCGTACGCTGAAAGATAAAGTTAACTTCGCTCGTGAGCTTAGAGCCGGTGACAGCTTTAATGTACTGGTAAAAGAGCAGTACACAGACAACCACTTAACGGGAAAAACAGAAGTTCAAGGCATCTCAATTCAATTAAGAAACCGAGAAGTAGCAGCGTTTTTGGCGCATGATGGTCTTTTCTACGATAGAGAAGGCAATAGCCTAGAACAAGCCTTCGATAGATACCCTGTTGACAGAAAGTTCCGAAGAATTACCTCATCGTTCAACCCGAAACGAAGACATCCTGTGACAGGCCGAATCTCGCCGCACAATGGTACTGACTTTGCGACGCCAGTGGGCGCCCCGGTATATTCAACGGGTGACGGCCGGGTTGTCGCGCTGCGCGACCATCCTTATGCCGGGAAATACTTGGTGATTGAACACAACAGCGTATACACCACTCGTTATCTTCATTTGAGCCGCTTTTTAGTTAAGAAAGGGCAGCAAATTAAACGAGGTCAGAAAATTGCGCTATCGGGTGCAACGGGGCGTATCACTGGTCCTCACTTGCATTTTGAGGTGTTGGTTCGTGGTCGAGCCGTGGATGCGATGAAGGCGAATTTACCGATGGCAAGTTCGATTATGCCTAAAGATAGAAAAGAGTTCTTGGCTCGAATCGCTTCTTTTGATGCCATGATCTCTGAGCCAGCAGGCCGTGCGAGTTAG
- a CDS encoding ATP-binding protein, translating to MFVGSAYASEVTDAELDLWLDNKPTVTFIALANHYPYSFLDDDGKVSGIVKDWTQDLEERFGVHVRFISVSSRSEAKAALLDGRGDVFPFQQFDPSDGGRFLSSDPYIPYQVAVIAPIDNKIDTNLDQNHKRRIAMVNGNIDLKKAGVQLSSIERVDFNNVIDAVRALGEGEVEGIVAEPITTMDLARKVGVHDLTINYVLEHWKRIQATMVVRTDDVELLTLINKQIKTFDVRKENQILSKWLDASPYRVPLKGVFGFGNPPYMYPDSTAVGLEHDIIQRALNDMGHKLGDVVTLPPSAARKAIDNNNSISFVSGVQADDPDAHFLSDSVINVEFVPVSLARRQLNLKSQKGLSLGALLFDDTSPIKNSIEMLSKEVDIERVEDIGTLESAFAQLRAQSVDVLMVERRVLEWFITNTRFIEMSELRLHDDYQVEYPIYVDFKSEELRDRFNAAVANLKQVDDGLSQIIETHIQSDLSQVMKKASIIAQISAYFIVNDRFDDLSELFEVFDTDSSFQVITAQADNNNRPIKAWYIGNLVDDFGEKRNTSHFASVTKVASYRTKGGITNSGSMTFYFDTRSQQRNHIYFPDIEQFNSFGEPAKRYIAEIYQANNLTGEILNLSEEEREWLKNNPTVRIGIDPNSLPYEAVSSTGEYIGMIDDYLELIAQKTGLNIEHVDVVNWSETRSLVDHQEVELVSAAQENRSLGEHVRAANSLFSSRLALASRREVSSLVLDEATGWKIGILRNAANTEAIVKKYPNVEWVFVDSTAEGLNLLDDQSLDGMIDTVDVLNYLIDSFGHRDIGIIGRLDFFLSPTLHVIKSEPLLFSILNKAIDKISAEEHQKISAKWAAPKAIERVDYHLVYTISAFSLVIFLLIVFWNRKLAKQISIANQATEALKKAQDQLYNMLNSSPIAAAVVSDEQCRYANDTAKRLFGVENKELSSIDVVAIHDSLEVRDDIHKELKLNGKVVNKELVLRKSDGTRFVALVSYYLFELDGEIATLFWAFDISEMKRLNEQLAEEKERANLASQAKSEFLANMSHEIRTPMNAIIGLSYIAIGEISNPTARNYIEKVHRSGHSLLSIINDILDLSKIEAGQLFIDNIPFNALTTFQDVIELMESKAAEKQLNLSMSVDPELDTPLMGDPLRLFQVILNLIGNAIKFTEKGSVTLTVDVMESNDNNLTMRVSVVDTGIGISDENLHKLFQAFSQADTTTTRRFGGTGLGLNISQKLVNAMGSQITVESEFGQGSEFSFIVTLARSTDEELAKFKAQELQLDYQIEFKGQRILLVEDNELNQDLALAFFSRSKLDADLAENGKEALALAQNNDYEMIFMDLQIPIMDGFEATRLIREFNKTVPIIAMSANVFSDAKQRARDAGVTDFLDKPIIIDKATSLISKYIVPEVYFEGQASAPKLVDESVSDNSGLPIFSQARFEQLTNSDTSLQNKVLDRFCQGAPSMLSEAFDNLAQEEWVTLERNLHTLKSMAASIGGQRLAELLSDLESRAHNRICVEQDLKHGEIGLTELIEAVERDFGKPCATTADRGSDDTSDCSEVAPEQIAKLLSLLEAYDNDATQYVSELLIEHPDSSALKEVLRLLESYDFEGATEVLSALQP from the coding sequence ATGTTTGTTGGCAGTGCTTATGCCTCTGAAGTGACTGATGCCGAGCTAGACCTATGGTTAGACAACAAGCCAACGGTGACTTTCATTGCTCTTGCTAACCATTATCCATATTCCTTCCTTGATGATGACGGAAAAGTCTCTGGTATTGTTAAAGATTGGACACAGGATCTTGAAGAGCGGTTTGGTGTTCATGTGAGGTTCATAAGCGTCAGCTCTCGCAGTGAAGCCAAAGCTGCACTACTTGATGGACGAGGCGATGTTTTCCCATTCCAACAGTTTGATCCAAGTGATGGAGGGCGTTTTCTCTCGAGTGACCCGTATATCCCTTATCAGGTTGCTGTGATTGCTCCCATTGACAATAAAATCGACACTAACCTAGACCAAAACCATAAACGACGCATTGCTATGGTTAATGGAAACATAGACTTAAAAAAAGCAGGCGTTCAACTTAGCTCTATTGAACGAGTTGATTTTAATAACGTGATTGATGCGGTGAGAGCTCTAGGGGAAGGTGAGGTAGAAGGTATTGTCGCAGAGCCTATCACGACGATGGACCTTGCCAGAAAAGTCGGTGTTCATGATTTAACGATTAATTATGTATTAGAGCACTGGAAGAGAATTCAGGCGACTATGGTAGTACGAACTGATGATGTGGAGCTGCTGACGTTAATCAACAAACAGATCAAAACCTTTGATGTTCGCAAAGAGAACCAGATTTTATCTAAGTGGCTAGATGCGTCTCCTTATCGGGTTCCACTTAAAGGCGTGTTTGGCTTCGGTAACCCTCCTTACATGTATCCAGATAGTACCGCTGTTGGCTTGGAGCACGATATTATACAGCGCGCATTGAATGACATGGGCCATAAGCTAGGTGACGTTGTCACGCTTCCGCCGAGTGCCGCGAGGAAGGCCATTGATAATAATAACTCGATCTCTTTTGTCTCAGGCGTTCAGGCTGACGATCCGGATGCCCACTTTTTAAGTGATAGTGTTATTAACGTTGAATTCGTCCCTGTGTCGCTGGCAAGGCGCCAACTCAATCTTAAATCTCAGAAAGGCTTGTCTCTAGGGGCGCTGCTATTTGATGACACCTCACCGATAAAAAACTCGATAGAGATGCTTTCTAAGGAAGTTGATATCGAACGAGTTGAAGATATCGGTACGTTAGAGTCGGCATTCGCACAGTTAAGAGCACAGAGCGTAGATGTCTTAATGGTCGAGAGGCGAGTACTGGAGTGGTTTATTACTAATACTCGCTTTATTGAAATGTCAGAACTTCGATTACACGATGACTACCAAGTGGAGTATCCAATCTATGTCGATTTTAAGAGTGAAGAACTGAGAGACCGATTTAACGCTGCGGTGGCCAACCTTAAGCAAGTCGATGATGGTTTAAGCCAAATCATTGAGACTCATATCCAGAGTGACCTAAGCCAGGTTATGAAGAAAGCGAGTATTATTGCTCAAATCTCGGCTTATTTTATCGTAAATGACCGCTTTGACGACCTGTCTGAGCTCTTTGAAGTATTTGATACAGACAGTTCATTTCAGGTGATCACAGCCCAAGCAGACAACAATAATCGCCCAATTAAAGCCTGGTACATAGGTAACCTAGTTGATGATTTTGGAGAGAAGCGCAATACCTCCCATTTTGCATCAGTGACCAAAGTCGCCAGCTACCGCACGAAAGGTGGTATTACTAATTCGGGCTCCATGACCTTTTACTTTGACACTCGATCTCAACAGCGAAACCATATTTACTTCCCAGATATAGAGCAGTTCAATTCGTTTGGTGAACCCGCTAAGCGGTATATTGCAGAGATATATCAAGCAAATAACTTAACGGGAGAGATCTTAAATCTAAGTGAAGAGGAGAGGGAGTGGCTTAAAAATAATCCAACGGTGCGAATCGGTATCGACCCTAATTCACTCCCGTATGAGGCTGTTTCTAGTACTGGCGAGTACATCGGTATGATTGATGATTACCTGGAACTCATCGCGCAGAAAACAGGCTTGAACATTGAACATGTTGATGTGGTGAATTGGTCAGAGACTCGAAGTTTAGTTGATCATCAAGAAGTTGAACTCGTCTCTGCCGCGCAAGAAAATCGCTCCTTGGGAGAGCATGTCAGAGCGGCAAATAGCCTGTTTTCTAGCCGTTTGGCACTTGCATCAAGACGAGAGGTGAGCAGTCTGGTGCTCGATGAAGCGACAGGATGGAAAATTGGTATTTTAAGAAATGCAGCGAATACTGAGGCGATAGTAAAGAAGTATCCAAACGTTGAGTGGGTATTTGTTGATTCAACCGCAGAGGGGTTGAACTTGCTAGATGATCAAAGCTTAGACGGAATGATCGATACGGTCGATGTCTTAAACTATTTGATTGATTCATTTGGCCATCGAGATATTGGGATTATCGGCCGACTCGACTTTTTCCTTTCACCGACCTTACATGTGATCAAATCTGAACCTCTTCTATTTTCTATTTTGAATAAAGCCATTGATAAGATCTCTGCAGAAGAGCATCAAAAGATATCAGCGAAGTGGGCAGCACCAAAAGCGATAGAAAGAGTTGACTATCATCTGGTTTACACCATCTCCGCCTTTTCGTTGGTGATTTTTTTGCTGATTGTCTTCTGGAACCGAAAACTCGCTAAGCAGATTAGCATAGCCAATCAAGCAACAGAGGCACTCAAAAAAGCACAAGACCAACTCTATAACATGCTGAATAGTTCCCCAATTGCCGCTGCTGTGGTGTCTGATGAGCAATGTCGTTATGCGAATGACACAGCAAAACGCTTGTTTGGCGTTGAAAATAAGGAACTCTCGTCTATCGATGTAGTTGCTATTCATGATTCTCTCGAAGTTCGTGATGACATTCATAAAGAGCTCAAGCTAAACGGAAAAGTCGTGAACAAAGAGTTAGTGCTTAGAAAGTCAGATGGCACTCGTTTTGTCGCACTTGTTAGCTATTACTTGTTTGAGCTTGATGGTGAAATCGCAACGCTATTTTGGGCATTCGATATTTCTGAAATGAAGCGACTTAACGAGCAATTGGCAGAGGAGAAAGAGAGAGCAAACCTCGCAAGTCAGGCCAAATCAGAGTTTTTGGCGAATATGAGCCATGAAATTAGAACGCCAATGAATGCCATTATTGGCTTGTCTTATATAGCTATTGGGGAAATCTCTAACCCTACAGCCCGCAACTATATCGAAAAAGTGCACCGTTCTGGGCACTCTCTGTTAAGCATAATCAACGATATTTTAGACTTGTCCAAGATAGAAGCGGGTCAGTTGTTTATCGATAATATTCCATTTAATGCACTAACGACATTTCAAGACGTGATTGAGTTGATGGAATCGAAAGCTGCTGAAAAGCAGCTCAACTTGTCGATGTCGGTTGACCCAGAACTGGATACCCCTCTTATGGGGGACCCACTCAGATTGTTCCAAGTGATACTTAACCTGATAGGTAATGCGATTAAGTTTACCGAAAAAGGCAGCGTCACGTTAACCGTCGATGTAATGGAATCGAATGATAACAACTTGACCATGAGGGTCAGCGTTGTGGATACCGGTATTGGGATCTCCGATGAGAACCTCCACAAACTATTTCAAGCGTTTAGCCAAGCAGACACCACAACAACGCGCAGGTTTGGTGGCACAGGGCTAGGGCTCAATATTAGCCAGAAACTTGTTAACGCGATGGGTAGCCAAATTACGGTTGAGAGTGAGTTTGGGCAAGGCAGTGAGTTTTCTTTTATTGTGACACTTGCAAGGTCGACGGATGAAGAACTCGCTAAGTTTAAAGCTCAAGAATTGCAATTGGATTATCAGATAGAGTTTAAAGGGCAGAGGATACTGCTGGTGGAAGATAATGAGCTAAACCAAGATCTTGCATTGGCCTTCTTCAGTCGATCTAAGTTAGATGCCGACCTTGCCGAAAACGGAAAAGAGGCATTAGCGTTGGCGCAGAATAATGACTATGAAATGATCTTTATGGATCTGCAAATACCAATTATGGATGGGTTTGAGGCTACAAGGTTGATCCGTGAATTCAATAAAACTGTGCCTATTATTGCGATGTCGGCCAACGTGTTTAGTGATGCAAAACAGAGAGCGAGGGACGCAGGCGTAACGGACTTCTTGGATAAGCCGATCATTATTGATAAAGCGACGTCTTTGATCTCAAAGTATATCGTTCCAGAGGTATACTTTGAGGGGCAAGCATCTGCGCCTAAATTAGTTGATGAATCAGTTTCTGACAACTCTGGCTTGCCTATTTTCTCACAAGCTCGATTTGAGCAGCTCACTAATAGCGATACATCCTTGCAAAATAAGGTGTTGGATAGGTTCTGCCAAGGGGCGCCATCGATGTTGTCTGAGGCGTTCGATAATCTAGCGCAAGAAGAGTGGGTGACGTTAGAGCGGAATCTACACACCCTAAAAAGTATGGCGGCTTCAATTGGCGGGCAGAGGCTCGCTGAATTACTCAGTGACTTAGAAAGTCGAGCTCACAATAGGATATGCGTGGAGCAAGATCTTAAGCATGGCGAAATTGGCTTAACGGAGTTAATTGAAGCGGTCGAGCGCGATTTTGGCAAACCATGCGCAACTACAGCAGATAGAGGTTCAGATGATACTTCGGACTGTTCTGAGGTTGCTCCTGAGCAAATCGCTAAGCTGCTATCTCTTCTCGAGGCTTACGATAACGATGCGACTCAATACGTTTCGGAGTTACTCATTGAACACCCTGACTCGAGTGCTTTAAAAGAGGTGCTGAGATTGCTAGAGAGTTACGATTTTGAAGGTGCCACTGAGGTGCTCAGCGCTTTACAGCCATAG
- a CDS encoding ISL3 family transposase, whose translation MPNHTFLSSFWEGFQVVKSHQTASLITLTLEPNSEAKCLCGLEAEAIHEYQWRHVKEAMLLGVPVVLSVQTRRIKCRECGIKTESLSWLEPYARITKRLRSYIEQLLPLLPIKHISRLTNVHWHTIKEIDKSRLRKVVPPVKWEELRQLVMDEFAIFKGHRYATVIADAKTHQVIWIGLGRSRKDIRPFFEQLGKHGNNIEAVAMDMNTAFDLEVKAHCPNAKIVYDLFHVVAKFGREVMDRVRVDQANKLKQDKKARQWIKRSRWVLLKNRGNLNTQQNSYLTEILNINKDLMTTYILGAQLKELWYCESEVHAKGLWEAWWAQVQESGIKPLKEFARKLRPYLHGIIASASYPLNTCTLEGINNKIKLIKRMGYGYRDTDYFFLKIKAAFPGKPR comes from the coding sequence ATGCCGAATCATACTTTCCTATCTTCATTCTGGGAAGGCTTTCAAGTCGTAAAGTCTCACCAGACAGCATCACTTATTACCCTGACTCTTGAACCGAACTCTGAGGCTAAGTGCCTTTGTGGTCTCGAGGCCGAGGCTATTCATGAGTATCAATGGCGTCATGTAAAAGAAGCCATGTTGCTCGGTGTTCCTGTTGTTCTTTCTGTTCAAACGCGAAGAATCAAGTGCCGTGAGTGTGGCATAAAAACAGAATCTCTATCTTGGTTGGAGCCTTATGCTCGTATAACGAAGCGCTTAAGAAGCTATATAGAACAATTACTGCCTCTTCTTCCTATTAAGCATATCTCCCGGTTAACGAACGTTCATTGGCACACCATTAAAGAGATAGATAAATCCCGACTTAGAAAAGTGGTACCGCCAGTGAAATGGGAGGAGCTAAGGCAACTCGTCATGGACGAGTTCGCCATCTTTAAAGGGCATCGATATGCCACGGTCATCGCTGACGCTAAGACACACCAAGTCATTTGGATAGGGTTAGGCCGAAGCCGTAAGGACATACGGCCGTTCTTCGAGCAACTAGGCAAGCATGGCAATAATATCGAAGCGGTCGCAATGGACATGAATACGGCTTTTGATCTTGAAGTTAAAGCACACTGTCCGAACGCAAAAATCGTTTACGACTTATTCCATGTTGTTGCTAAGTTCGGTCGAGAGGTGATGGATAGAGTCAGAGTCGACCAAGCCAACAAACTCAAGCAAGATAAAAAAGCGAGGCAATGGATCAAGCGCTCACGCTGGGTGTTGCTAAAAAACAGGGGTAATTTGAATACACAGCAAAACAGCTATCTTACCGAAATATTGAATATCAATAAGGACTTAATGACCACTTATATACTCGGAGCACAACTCAAAGAGCTTTGGTATTGTGAATCAGAAGTACATGCTAAAGGGCTCTGGGAGGCGTGGTGGGCACAAGTACAAGAGAGTGGAATTAAGCCATTGAAAGAGTTCGCACGAAAACTAAGGCCTTATCTTCACGGCATTATCGCATCTGCGAGTTATCCGCTTAACACCTGCACATTGGAAGGGATAAACAACAAGATAAAGCTAATCAAGCGAATGGGATATGGGTATCGAGATACAGACTACTTCTTCTTGAAGATAAAAGCGGCTTTCCCCGGAAAGCCGCGATGA
- a CDS encoding DMT family transporter, with product MSDITKATTFMLLSTFSLSLSGLVAKYLSEAMPISLLSFVRFLLPSLLLFLFLIFSKISRPTGGMWKPLVMRAIFMVACQWCFLTSLQTLTLVEGVVLFSTGPLFIPLLEKLMFGTKVHGTTVFCLAITFVGVVMMAGDWSQFKFGSEFLRPELLLGLLAGVFNSASQVSLYRASKTSLTPAELNAWTFLVAAILVIPMLVFTSVQGFSGVQADSGILNILKTVDQIGWIGIGAFGLALCTVNTQIFRSKAYKLAESGSQLAPLIFTNMLFSALWQGVFFDDVFSTQQLVGINLIVAASITNTLLAKKRSKDGQAAKPTSNSKERSVLGLQPIVKR from the coding sequence ATGTCTGATATTACCAAGGCGACGACTTTCATGTTGTTGTCGACATTCAGTTTGTCTTTAAGCGGTTTAGTGGCGAAGTATCTATCGGAAGCGATGCCTATTTCGTTACTGAGCTTTGTTCGTTTTTTGTTGCCTAGCCTGCTCTTATTCTTGTTTCTTATCTTTTCTAAAATTAGTAGGCCGACGGGAGGTATGTGGAAGCCATTGGTGATGCGGGCGATATTTATGGTGGCATGTCAGTGGTGTTTTCTTACGTCGTTACAAACCTTAACGTTGGTAGAAGGTGTGGTGCTATTCAGTACTGGCCCTTTGTTTATACCGTTGTTAGAAAAGTTAATGTTTGGAACCAAGGTTCATGGAACAACCGTATTCTGTTTAGCGATAACCTTTGTTGGTGTTGTGATGATGGCAGGGGATTGGTCACAGTTTAAATTTGGCTCTGAGTTCTTGAGGCCTGAATTGCTGCTTGGTTTGCTGGCTGGAGTATTCAACTCAGCGTCACAAGTGAGTTTATATCGTGCCTCTAAGACTAGTCTCACACCTGCAGAGCTCAATGCTTGGACATTTTTAGTTGCGGCAATACTGGTTATCCCGATGTTGGTGTTCACCTCAGTACAAGGCTTTTCTGGAGTTCAGGCTGACTCAGGCATTCTTAATATTTTAAAGACGGTTGACCAAATCGGCTGGATTGGAATCGGGGCATTTGGATTAGCGCTATGTACTGTTAATACACAGATCTTCCGCTCAAAGGCTTATAAGCTTGCAGAGAGTGGCTCTCAACTGGCGCCACTAATTTTCACTAACATGTTGTTTAGCGCGTTGTGGCAAGGTGTGTTCTTTGATGATGTATTTTCTACTCAGCAGTTGGTTGGTATTAACCTGATTGTTGCTGCGAGCATCACTAATACCTTGTTAGCTAAAAAGCGTAGTAAAGACGGGCAAGCAGCCAAGCCAACGAGCAACTCCAAAGAGAGATCGGTGTTGGGTTTACAGCCAATAGTTAAGCGCTAA
- a CDS encoding cytochrome b, whose product MASVIIYATIAGYVMHYVTSHPELFSFLSVLNMSLATVATPLLVVRYIWSHFRSSPTMPTSIPEGQKCVAKLAHSLMYLAMFMVFSTGYLMLEQPYSLFWLTTVENLITNPAINSFFFYLHHVSCIALACLIVLHISAALKHHFVSKNYVLKMMI is encoded by the coding sequence ATGGCTTCAGTAATCATTTATGCCACAATCGCAGGTTATGTGATGCACTATGTGACCAGTCATCCAGAGCTGTTTTCATTCTTATCAGTGCTTAACATGTCATTGGCGACCGTTGCGACGCCATTGCTCGTGGTTCGTTATATCTGGAGTCACTTTCGCTCTTCTCCAACCATGCCAACATCAATACCAGAGGGGCAAAAGTGTGTGGCTAAGCTTGCTCACTCTTTGATGTACCTCGCCATGTTTATGGTGTTCAGTACAGGCTATTTGATGCTGGAACAACCTTACTCATTATTCTGGTTAACCACTGTCGAAAACCTAATTACCAACCCAGCAATCAACAGCTTCTTCTTTTATTTACATCATGTCAGTTGTATTGCCCTAGCTTGTTTGATTGTTTTACATATTAGCGCAGCACTTAAACACCACTTTGTCTCTAAGAACTATGTATTAAAAATGATGATTTAA
- a CDS encoding LysR substrate-binding domain-containing protein, with protein MKKLVSLKSVYAFIAVAETGSMTDAARVLYVSHSAVSQAIKSLEQQVNKPLFQRVGRRVVLNAAGKRYYRKVAPALEQVIEATEELARTPNDHRITLNMVNSLAMHWWIPRVPDFQSFAPSLDIRISTLTGPFDIEQEGVDIALVHGKSNEWERYYSEKLGDDDLVLVCSPALLKSNENLSVKKLVEQNSTIGVFNPRRKHDWQVWCDHYQIPMPNFHSNLTFDVSIQAVQAAIRSLGVLVTHRLFVKDDISHGMLVELGAPVANPHQDFYFVCPKNKLKQESVLQLRTWLRHEFANSDMTLSDTTQD; from the coding sequence ATGAAAAAGCTCGTTTCGCTTAAATCCGTTTACGCTTTCATTGCTGTCGCAGAGACAGGCAGCATGACCGATGCCGCTCGTGTATTGTATGTCAGCCACTCTGCGGTAAGCCAAGCCATCAAGTCCTTAGAACAGCAGGTCAATAAGCCTCTATTTCAGCGAGTAGGTCGTCGTGTTGTTCTAAATGCCGCAGGTAAACGCTACTATCGCAAAGTTGCTCCCGCACTGGAGCAAGTGATAGAAGCCACTGAAGAGCTAGCAAGGACGCCTAATGACCATCGCATCACACTCAACATGGTAAATTCGCTCGCCATGCACTGGTGGATCCCTCGAGTCCCTGACTTTCAATCGTTTGCTCCCTCACTTGATATTCGAATTTCAACACTAACAGGCCCTTTCGATATTGAACAAGAAGGGGTTGATATTGCTCTTGTACATGGCAAGTCCAATGAGTGGGAGCGGTATTACAGCGAAAAACTGGGCGATGATGATCTGGTGTTGGTGTGTAGCCCTGCGCTCCTCAAAAGTAATGAGAATTTAAGCGTCAAAAAGCTTGTTGAGCAAAACTCCACGATTGGTGTCTTTAACCCAAGGCGAAAACACGACTGGCAAGTGTGGTGTGATCATTACCAAATCCCGATGCCAAATTTTCACAGCAACCTAACGTTTGATGTGTCGATTCAAGCGGTACAAGCCGCGATTCGTTCACTAGGTGTATTAGTCACCCATCGCTTGTTTGTAAAAGATGACATTAGCCACGGCATGCTAGTTGAGCTTGGTGCCCCCGTTGCTAACCCACATCAAGATTTCTATTTTGTTTGCCCAAAAAACAAGTTAAAACAAGAAAGTGTGCTACAACTGAGAACATGGTTAAGACATGAATTTGCCAATTCAGACATGACACTTAGCGATACAACACAAGATTAG
- a CDS encoding tetratricopeptide repeat protein, with translation MLRILLIAVISVFSTMSFASEEVKYSEKEYLDRPLMERYILDELKQLRIEQQDLERRLTIQMTDRELAVADKSLNYANVTVTYFFYIIAGVASLIALVGWQSLKELKHTTKEMADQRLNTIAQEYEKKFNVLERDLKRKTRIISENNREIEIINEIHNLWLRAQNAQTAEQKIEIYDEILKVRPGDLEALTYKADAAMEIQEYHWAMSLCNRVLEVDDQNAHALYQRACAYARLGAEGQAIDDLERSVEASGSMRELLAEEPDFEMLRGLERFEALREE, from the coding sequence ATGCTTCGAATCTTATTGATTGCAGTTATCTCAGTGTTCAGCACAATGAGTTTTGCAAGCGAAGAAGTTAAGTACTCTGAGAAAGAGTATTTGGATAGACCATTGATGGAACGCTATATCTTGGATGAGTTGAAGCAACTGAGAATCGAGCAGCAGGATCTTGAAAGGCGTCTCACCATTCAGATGACGGATCGCGAGCTCGCTGTGGCGGATAAGTCACTCAATTATGCCAATGTCACCGTTACCTATTTCTTCTACATCATTGCAGGCGTAGCGTCTTTAATCGCCTTAGTGGGTTGGCAATCGCTCAAAGAGCTAAAACACACTACCAAAGAGATGGCAGATCAACGACTCAATACTATCGCTCAAGAATATGAGAAAAAGTTCAACGTGCTTGAGAGAGACCTGAAGCGTAAAACAAGAATCATTTCAGAGAACAACCGAGAAATCGAAATCATCAATGAGATCCACAATCTATGGTTGAGGGCGCAAAATGCTCAAACCGCGGAACAGAAAATTGAAATCTATGATGAGATTTTGAAGGTTCGTCCTGGGGACTTAGAAGCATTGACATACAAAGCGGACGCAGCGATGGAGATTCAGGAATACCATTGGGCGATGAGCTTATGTAATCGTGTGTTAGAGGTGGATGACCAGAATGCTCATGCTTTATATCAGCGGGCGTGTGCTTACGCTAGGTTGGGAGCAGAAGGGCAAGCGATTGATGATTTAGAACGTTCCGTCGAAGCCAGCGGCTCAATGCGAGAGTTGTTGGCTGAAGAGCCAGACTTCGAAATGCTTCGAGGCTTAGAGCGTTTTGAGGCGCTTCGTGAAGAATAA